In Kaistella faecalis, a genomic segment contains:
- a CDS encoding SusC/RagA family TonB-linked outer membrane protein, with protein sequence MRNYTKVLKIAPAFLLAGTMLHAQTTDSVKTADIEQVVLIGYGAKKKSDLTGSVTAVSEKDFNKGAIVSADQLLTGKAPGVRITNEGGSPDSKPNIRIRGGASLNAQNNPLIVIDGVPLDSSNPAGVGNPLNLINPNDIESFSILKDASATAIYGSRASNGVIIITTKKGGGKLKVGFSTNVSVGEVTKNLDVMDSSHFVDYIKTNFPQYSWRLGVGGDKNNPTETGTIYNTNWQDEVFRTTVSTDNNVSLAGTLWNALPIRVSMGYNRTEGVVRTSDYERFTEAIKLTPTFFDKHLKIDLNLKGSHSKFNAVDAGAAIGGAVNMDPTKPVYVSQTGLTGSPYNRFGGYFQNTEFSGGQYRTLGQTNPLAVLLQRNSPQKVDKLLGNVEFDYKMHFLPELRAILNLGVETSSSDLSTVFADNAIQTYRTPSGSQFPNDYIFNPGVDYAEHQDIFNKTMDAYLVYNTKVSDFLTNFLIQGGYSYQNFKNEGYKDKYIYHETTGVRTPFVDNDLNPTNAYYNELNLQSFIARSNIDILNRYLFTLTFRADASSLFKKDQRWGYFPAVGFAWKMNEESFLRDADAVRELKLRLGWGKTGQQDITGLVGFYPSRPLFALGSSNAQYFPGIGTYSALPFNENLTWETTTTINAGLDFGFFRGNLLTGSFDIYERKTTDLLLWTPLAPGQGLTNQFVDNVGEMTNRGAEMNLTVTPVKNSQVTWSISGNAAYNLGEVTNLKNVESIAASDSGLPVGTGVSLAYHPVSGQPYSAWVFQQVYDNNGNAMQGVVIDRNGDGVINNDDRYYEALRPNWTYGFSTSLNYQNWDFSANFRGQVGGKVYNARKMSQGFREYAVPQNSNSLNNVLTFAENTPFTNLTDQVIFSDYFLEDATFLRLDNATVGYLFKDLFNSTDLRVYGSVSNAFVITKYEGLDPENFNAIDNNFYPRPRTYTIGLNFNF encoded by the coding sequence GTGAGAAACTATACTAAAGTTTTGAAAATTGCTCCGGCTTTTTTATTGGCGGGAACAATGCTACACGCACAAACTACGGATTCGGTTAAAACTGCCGATATTGAGCAGGTTGTACTGATTGGTTATGGTGCCAAGAAAAAATCTGATCTTACAGGTTCTGTTACAGCTGTTTCCGAGAAAGATTTTAACAAAGGAGCAATCGTGTCGGCAGATCAGTTGCTTACAGGTAAAGCGCCAGGTGTTAGAATCACCAACGAAGGAGGATCGCCAGACTCGAAACCGAACATCCGAATCCGTGGTGGGGCATCGCTGAACGCGCAAAATAACCCATTGATCGTTATTGACGGCGTGCCACTTGATTCTAGTAACCCAGCTGGTGTCGGAAACCCACTGAACCTAATTAACCCCAATGACATTGAATCTTTCTCAATCCTGAAAGATGCTTCGGCGACCGCTATTTATGGTTCAAGAGCATCCAATGGTGTAATTATTATTACGACTAAGAAGGGTGGCGGCAAACTGAAAGTCGGTTTCAGTACCAACGTTTCCGTAGGTGAGGTAACGAAGAATCTTGACGTGATGGATTCCTCACATTTTGTAGATTACATCAAGACTAATTTCCCTCAGTACAGTTGGAGACTCGGCGTAGGTGGTGATAAAAATAATCCAACTGAAACGGGTACTATCTATAACACCAACTGGCAGGATGAAGTTTTCAGAACTACAGTTTCTACAGATAATAACGTAAGCCTTGCAGGAACACTATGGAATGCTCTTCCAATCAGAGTATCTATGGGGTATAACCGCACAGAGGGTGTAGTGCGTACGAGTGATTATGAGCGTTTCACTGAAGCGATTAAACTTACGCCAACGTTCTTCGACAAACATTTAAAAATTGATTTGAACTTAAAAGGTTCTCATTCTAAGTTTAATGCGGTAGATGCAGGTGCAGCTATTGGAGGAGCGGTAAATATGGATCCTACAAAACCAGTTTATGTTTCACAAACCGGTCTTACGGGTAGCCCCTATAACCGATTTGGAGGTTATTTTCAAAACACAGAATTTTCAGGCGGCCAGTATAGAACTTTAGGGCAAACAAACCCGCTTGCTGTTCTATTGCAAAGAAATTCACCACAGAAAGTAGATAAATTGCTAGGAAACGTAGAATTCGACTACAAAATGCATTTCCTGCCTGAACTTCGTGCGATATTGAATTTGGGTGTTGAAACTTCAAGCTCTGACCTAAGTACTGTTTTTGCAGATAATGCAATACAGACTTACAGAACGCCAAGTGGATCGCAGTTCCCCAACGATTATATCTTCAACCCCGGTGTAGATTATGCGGAGCATCAGGATATCTTCAACAAAACGATGGATGCTTATCTGGTTTACAACACAAAAGTTTCGGATTTCCTTACGAACTTCCTTATTCAAGGTGGATACTCATATCAGAATTTTAAGAACGAAGGTTATAAAGACAAATATATTTATCACGAAACAACAGGAGTTCGTACACCGTTCGTAGATAATGACCTCAATCCTACAAATGCTTATTACAATGAATTGAACTTGCAGTCATTTATTGCAAGATCAAATATTGATATCTTAAACCGTTATTTATTTACTCTTACTTTCCGTGCGGATGCTTCGTCCCTGTTCAAGAAAGATCAGCGGTGGGGTTATTTCCCTGCAGTAGGTTTCGCCTGGAAAATGAATGAAGAGAGTTTCCTGCGTGATGCAGACGCTGTACGCGAACTGAAGCTTAGACTTGGTTGGGGAAAAACCGGACAACAGGATATTACAGGTCTCGTTGGTTTTTATCCGTCAAGGCCCCTATTCGCATTGGGTAGTTCTAATGCACAGTATTTCCCTGGAATCGGTACTTACAGTGCGCTTCCGTTTAACGAAAATCTTACTTGGGAAACAACCACTACCATTAATGCAGGTTTAGATTTCGGATTCTTCCGTGGAAATCTGCTGACAGGTAGCTTTGATATCTACGAAAGAAAAACAACGGATCTTCTTTTGTGGACTCCTCTTGCCCCAGGCCAGGGTCTTACAAACCAGTTTGTTGACAATGTAGGTGAAATGACCAACCGAGGTGCTGAAATGAACCTTACAGTAACGCCGGTGAAGAACAGCCAGGTAACTTGGAGTATTTCCGGAAATGCTGCGTACAACTTAGGGGAGGTGACCAACCTGAAAAATGTCGAAAGTATTGCCGCTTCAGACAGTGGTCTGCCAGTAGGTACAGGTGTAAGCCTTGCGTACCATCCGGTGAGTGGGCAGCCTTATTCAGCTTGGGTATTCCAGCAGGTTTATGATAACAATGGAAATGCGATGCAGGGTGTTGTGATCGACAGAAACGGTGATGGTGTAATCAATAATGATGACCGTTATTATGAAGCGTTAAGACCGAACTGGACTTATGGTTTCAGTACTTCACTTAATTACCAAAACTGGGATTTCAGCGCTAATTTCCGTGGACAGGTAGGTGGTAAAGTTTATAACGCCAGAAAAATGTCTCAAGGATTCCGCGAGTATGCAGTTCCACAGAACTCCAACTCTCTGAATAACGTGTTGACTTTTGCTGAAAATACGCCGTTCACTAACCTAACGGACCAGGTAATTTTCTCAGATTATTTCCTAGAAGATGCTACATTCCTGCGTTTGGACAATGCAACAGTGGGATATTTATTCAAAGATCTATTTAATTCTACTGACCTGCGCGTTTACGGTTCTGTAAGTAATGCATTTGTAATTACCAAGTATGAAGGTTTGGATCCGGAAAACTTTAACGCGATCGACAATAATTTTTATCCAAGACCACGAACTTATACCATTGGTTTAAACTTTAATTTTTAA
- a CDS encoding SusE domain-containing protein: protein MKNIFKIFMVLFLPLILLNSCRNDADRDWTTPEPSFTLKNTSLDAAVLYPTMENNPYVLVWDAAPGTGAYTVVVSSKEDFSTKATLGTSESTTLKTTVGNLNTAMLQAGINPYAPQKVYVRVERGAAVSNAISFTVTPYPSAVPVITKPTAGQAILLDAAAPLGNAVTVMWTDYTYGVDVNYTVEVAPKGSTAFASLGTVKNEKELPVSNFTLNNAAIGAGLTAGIATDVDVRVTAKTESTGGVITKVSNVVSFKLTPYTPAFVDFYLVGGGTAVGWNAGGSQLLKNTNEVSEIYTYLEQNGEFRFLGQQDWGPTNYSLNASGINDSYKYFNTWSTNLEPSGNENMKFTGNSGMYKITINQNSRDITVTPSSVPTLPTNVYLVGSIQGWNAGAAIEMTQVGDGVFEHTIVIPDGAEFKFLGQQDWSGMEWGNIHTGGNSGFLGPNGDNNNIQYNGGGNTYVITANIKLGVYKLTPQ, encoded by the coding sequence ATGAAAAATATATTTAAAATTTTTATGGTGCTATTTCTGCCATTAATTCTTCTGAATTCCTGCAGAAACGATGCTGACAGAGACTGGACGACTCCAGAGCCGTCCTTTACCCTTAAAAATACTTCGCTGGATGCAGCAGTGCTTTATCCAACGATGGAAAACAACCCGTATGTCCTTGTTTGGGATGCAGCTCCGGGCACAGGTGCTTACACCGTAGTAGTTTCTTCCAAAGAAGACTTTTCCACTAAAGCAACTTTAGGTACTTCTGAAAGTACTACCCTAAAAACAACAGTAGGAAACTTGAATACTGCGATGCTACAGGCAGGAATCAACCCATATGCTCCTCAAAAAGTTTATGTAAGAGTAGAACGTGGAGCGGCTGTTTCAAATGCGATTAGCTTTACAGTTACTCCATATCCTTCGGCTGTCCCTGTAATTACAAAACCAACCGCTGGTCAGGCGATCTTGCTAGATGCTGCTGCACCATTAGGGAATGCAGTTACGGTTATGTGGACTGATTACACTTACGGCGTAGACGTAAATTATACGGTGGAAGTTGCTCCAAAAGGGTCAACAGCATTTGCTTCTTTAGGAACAGTGAAGAACGAAAAAGAACTTCCCGTGTCAAACTTTACACTGAATAATGCAGCAATAGGTGCAGGTTTAACCGCTGGTATAGCAACAGATGTTGACGTTCGCGTTACTGCCAAAACGGAATCTACTGGTGGGGTAATCACTAAGGTTTCAAATGTTGTAAGCTTTAAACTGACTCCATACACTCCTGCATTTGTAGATTTCTATCTAGTAGGTGGCGGTACCGCTGTAGGCTGGAATGCTGGTGGCTCGCAACTCCTGAAAAACACCAATGAAGTTTCAGAGATTTATACCTACCTTGAACAGAACGGAGAATTCAGATTTTTGGGTCAGCAGGACTGGGGTCCAACTAACTACAGTTTAAACGCTTCAGGAATTAATGATTCTTATAAGTATTTTAATACTTGGTCAACTAATTTGGAACCTTCTGGAAACGAAAACATGAAGTTTACCGGGAACTCAGGAATGTATAAAATTACCATCAATCAAAACTCAAGAGACATTACCGTTACGCCATCATCAGTACCTACTTTGCCAACCAATGTTTATTTGGTAGGTTCAATTCAGGGATGGAATGCCGGTGCAGCGATCGAAATGACTCAGGTAGGCGATGGTGTTTTTGAGCACACGATTGTAATTCCGGATGGTGCCGAATTCAAATTCCTTGGTCAGCAGGACTGGTCTGGAATGGAGTGGGGAAATATCCATACTGGTGGAAACTCTGGTTTCTTAGGACCGAATGGTGACAATAACAACATCCAATACAATGGAGGTGGAAATACCTATGTGATTACCGCTAACATAAAACTGGGAGTTTATAAACTTACCCCTCAATAA
- a CDS encoding RagB/SusD family nutrient uptake outer membrane protein, protein MKNIKFKLLAFAAVVMLSTQSCLRDLDTEPKYDMTLDYILQQDPKAVEGMLSRLYASFALSSVKGPGESDISGADPGESPFIRGLVNLQDFTADGMKNRWGDNGLDQLTTTSNWTDNNKFFKYAYDRIYYTVPQATNLILIMKSDNVKYENKDQVVSELRFLRALSYYYLIDLFGKGVLVNDETFNTSTPLPEASRTELFTFVESELKDIEGKLPAQNSYARANKSAARMLLAKLYLNAEVYTGTPRYNDAAAYISKVISEGGYQLEGNFRKNFSADNNTSKEIIFPLIADAASSQSFGNTTYIVNGSISTDTMTPADFGATDGWAGHRATKAWYGLFAGSAAGLQSSTDVRAKLFWSTGHNWEMNDYKTWTDGFPSDKFWNKNSDGSGSATSFSSTDFPLFRLSDAYLIYAECAIRGAAGTSMGQAITYFNQVRTRAGAPVVSVLSLDEVLNERGRELGLEGVRRQDLIRFGKFTGGSYLWPWKGGVKNGAAISDNYKLFPIPSTALQANPNLTQNPGY, encoded by the coding sequence ATGAAAAATATTAAATTCAAATTATTGGCTTTTGCAGCAGTAGTGATGCTGTCCACGCAGTCCTGTCTCCGGGATCTGGACACTGAGCCAAAATATGATATGACTTTGGACTATATACTTCAACAGGATCCTAAAGCAGTGGAAGGAATGCTGTCCCGTCTTTATGCAAGTTTCGCGCTTTCCAGTGTTAAAGGTCCTGGTGAATCTGACATCTCCGGTGCTGACCCGGGAGAGTCGCCATTTATCCGCGGACTGGTGAATCTTCAGGATTTTACAGCAGACGGAATGAAAAACCGTTGGGGTGATAACGGTCTTGATCAGTTGACTACTACGAGCAACTGGACAGACAATAATAAATTTTTTAAATACGCTTACGACAGAATTTATTATACCGTTCCTCAGGCAACTAACCTTATCCTTATTATGAAGAGCGATAACGTTAAATATGAGAATAAGGATCAGGTAGTGAGTGAGCTTCGCTTTTTACGAGCACTTTCTTATTATTATCTTATTGATCTTTTTGGTAAAGGTGTTTTGGTAAACGATGAAACTTTCAATACAAGTACACCGCTTCCCGAGGCTTCAAGAACTGAACTGTTCACTTTTGTTGAATCTGAACTTAAAGATATCGAAGGAAAACTTCCTGCCCAAAATTCTTATGCACGTGCAAACAAATCCGCGGCAAGAATGCTATTGGCTAAACTTTATCTGAATGCTGAAGTTTATACAGGAACTCCGAGATATAATGATGCAGCCGCATATATTAGTAAAGTAATTAGTGAAGGTGGATATCAGTTGGAAGGAAACTTCCGCAAGAATTTCTCTGCTGACAACAATACTTCGAAAGAGATTATCTTCCCACTTATAGCTGACGCTGCAAGCAGCCAGAGTTTCGGTAACACTACTTACATCGTTAATGGAAGCATCAGTACGGATACCATGACGCCTGCAGATTTTGGCGCGACAGATGGTTGGGCTGGTCACCGGGCAACTAAAGCATGGTATGGTTTATTTGCAGGTTCCGCAGCTGGTCTTCAGAGCAGTACTGACGTACGTGCAAAGCTTTTCTGGTCAACAGGTCACAATTGGGAGATGAATGATTATAAAACTTGGACTGACGGTTTCCCTTCAGACAAATTCTGGAACAAAAATTCTGATGGTAGTGGGAGCGCAACAAGTTTCTCTTCTACAGATTTCCCTCTGTTCCGTTTGAGTGATGCTTATCTAATTTATGCTGAATGTGCGATTCGTGGCGCGGCAGGTACTTCAATGGGGCAGGCAATCACTTATTTCAACCAGGTTCGTACAAGAGCTGGAGCTCCAGTTGTTTCTGTTCTTTCACTTGACGAAGTTTTAAATGAAAGAGGCCGTGAACTCGGTTTAGAAGGTGTGCGTCGTCAGGATCTTATCCGTTTCGGAAAATTTACAGGAGGTTCTTATCTCTGGCCTTGGAAAGGTGGTGTGAAGAACGGTGCTGCAATTTCAGACAACTACAAATTGTTTCCTATTCCTAGTACTGCGCTTCAGGCGAATCCAAATCTGACCCAAAATCCAGGTTACTAA
- a CDS encoding SusE domain-containing protein has product MKTNNLYKILLAVLVFFGITACEDRELIMVENQSAPIVMDLSASTLFLDQNFPANPALTVTWTAATYSVPTEIRYKVEASVDEKFTTPLELANVAESSNTVTFTVDEMNKSAITLGMSPAVSSKMYLRVVSYLGTGQMMSAISNVTSLQITPYVLSYPDFYLVGGATAVDWNAGAAQILYKDANLSYIYTYLKPGNFRFLGQQDWNPTNYSLNDPGIKENYRYFNQWPATIAPDTAEQENMIFSGAEGIYKITINAAADKKTLDIVPASVFGFNYETVYLVGSIAGNNWTPENGVEMTKTADGVYEFTTTIENGTEFKILGQKSWGDLDWGNIGGNGNTGFLGPKGDNGNIKFDGGGSEYKITVNIKRGTYSIVKI; this is encoded by the coding sequence ATGAAAACCAATAATTTATATAAAATACTTCTTGCAGTGCTGGTCTTTTTCGGCATTACAGCCTGCGAGGACCGGGAACTGATTATGGTAGAAAATCAATCAGCTCCTATTGTGATGGATCTTTCGGCTTCTACACTTTTTCTAGATCAGAATTTTCCGGCTAATCCGGCGCTCACGGTCACATGGACAGCAGCAACATACTCCGTTCCAACTGAAATTCGCTATAAAGTAGAAGCTTCTGTTGATGAAAAATTCACCACCCCGTTAGAACTTGCCAATGTAGCTGAATCCAGCAATACGGTAACTTTCACTGTAGATGAAATGAACAAGTCAGCGATTACTTTAGGTATGTCACCGGCAGTATCGTCAAAAATGTATTTAAGAGTTGTATCTTACTTAGGAACTGGTCAAATGATGTCCGCCATTTCTAATGTAACCTCACTACAGATTACGCCTTATGTGCTTTCTTATCCTGATTTTTATCTTGTAGGGGGTGCCACTGCTGTGGACTGGAATGCCGGAGCAGCACAGATTCTTTATAAAGATGCTAATCTCTCTTATATCTATACTTATCTGAAGCCAGGAAATTTCCGTTTCCTTGGTCAGCAAGACTGGAATCCTACAAATTACAGTCTTAATGATCCTGGCATCAAAGAAAATTATAGATATTTCAACCAGTGGCCTGCAACCATTGCACCAGACACTGCTGAGCAGGAAAATATGATTTTCTCTGGTGCAGAAGGTATATATAAAATTACCATTAACGCTGCCGCTGATAAAAAGACATTGGATATTGTTCCAGCTTCTGTTTTTGGTTTTAACTATGAGACGGTTTATTTGGTTGGAAGCATTGCAGGAAACAACTGGACCCCTGAAAATGGAGTTGAAATGACGAAAACAGCTGATGGCGTTTACGAGTTCACTACCACGATTGAAAATGGTACTGAATTTAAGATCCTCGGGCAAAAATCTTGGGGAGACCTTGACTGGGGTAATATCGGTGGAAACGGTAATACCGGATTCCTTGGCCCAAAAGGAGATAACGGAAACATCAAATTTGATGGTGGCGGATCTGAATACAAGATTACTGTGAATATCAAGAGAGGAACTTACAGCATAGTAAAGATCTAA
- a CDS encoding glycoside hydrolase family 97 protein, whose amino-acid sequence MKNIKISALFLLMGSFALNAQSLKSPDGKFEMNFQLKSGVPFYNLKYDGKTVVEDSKLGLRLLRDGDIQFASEIENKDQKGKNLDSGFTKTGEKFDSKNESWDPIMGEKKSYINHYNELAVTLNQDANDRHIIVKFRLFNDGLGFRYEFPEQKNLNYFIIKEEDSEIDLPTDMKAWWLAGDYDSQEYQTQTTNLSEIPAKWPTSYDGNASQSLIKNAVQTPLMLKKEGKDQLYVNISEAAVINYPASNLELDAANFKFKTHLTPDAQGAKGYIQTPAVSPWRTIIVSPKAEEVLDSKMIFNLNEPTQYTDTSYIKPTKYMGVWWEMIIGKSNWSYSTANNVHIGKTDFSKLTPNGKHAANNTKVKEYIDFASAHGFDALLIEGWNTGWEDWFGHSKEFVFDFITPYPDFDIKMLNDYAHSKGMKLMMHHETSGSATNYERWADKAFQLMNKYDYPSVKTGYVGNIIPRGEHHYSQWTINHYLRIAEKANEYKIMVNSHESVRPTGLSRTYPNWIAAEAARGTEFEAFGGNNPDHQTILPFTRFMGGPMDYTPGIFQTKLDYYFPGDTRFVKTTLVKQMALYVVMYSPLQMAADLPENYAKHLDAFQFIKDVAVDWDDTKILSAEPGDYIHTARKAKGKDEWYIGGITDENARNYTVDFSFLPKGKKYEATVYADGDDADYINNPQSYKIYKKTVTSKSKLPMKLARSGGYAISVKPVK is encoded by the coding sequence ATGAAAAACATAAAAATATCTGCACTTTTCCTGTTGATGGGAAGTTTCGCACTTAACGCACAGTCTCTGAAATCTCCTGATGGTAAATTTGAAATGAATTTTCAGCTGAAAAGCGGAGTTCCGTTTTACAATCTGAAATATGATGGAAAAACCGTTGTTGAAGATTCGAAATTAGGGTTAAGACTTTTAAGAGATGGCGACATTCAGTTTGCTTCCGAAATTGAAAATAAGGACCAGAAAGGAAAAAACCTCGACAGTGGTTTTACCAAAACCGGAGAAAAATTCGATTCCAAAAACGAATCCTGGGATCCGATTATGGGTGAGAAAAAATCCTACATCAATCATTATAACGAACTGGCTGTAACTTTAAATCAGGATGCAAACGACAGACATATTATTGTTAAATTCAGATTGTTTAATGATGGTTTAGGTTTCAGATATGAATTCCCGGAGCAGAAAAACCTGAATTATTTTATCATCAAAGAAGAAGATTCCGAAATCGATCTTCCAACCGATATGAAAGCGTGGTGGCTAGCGGGCGATTACGATTCTCAGGAATACCAGACGCAGACCACAAACCTTTCTGAGATTCCTGCAAAATGGCCAACTTCGTATGATGGAAATGCTTCTCAGTCTTTAATTAAGAATGCTGTTCAAACTCCTTTAATGCTTAAAAAAGAAGGAAAAGATCAGCTGTATGTCAATATTTCTGAGGCTGCGGTGATCAATTATCCGGCTTCAAATTTAGAACTTGATGCTGCGAATTTTAAATTCAAAACTCATTTAACACCAGATGCACAGGGCGCGAAAGGATATATCCAAACACCTGCAGTTTCTCCGTGGAGAACAATTATCGTCTCGCCAAAAGCCGAAGAGGTTTTAGATTCGAAAATGATTTTCAATCTGAACGAACCTACGCAGTACACCGACACTTCTTACATCAAGCCCACGAAATACATGGGTGTTTGGTGGGAAATGATCATCGGAAAATCAAACTGGTCGTATTCAACCGCTAATAATGTTCACATCGGAAAAACTGATTTTTCTAAACTGACGCCGAACGGAAAACACGCGGCAAATAACACCAAAGTCAAAGAGTACATCGATTTCGCTTCAGCACATGGCTTCGACGCATTGCTCATCGAAGGCTGGAACACAGGCTGGGAAGACTGGTTCGGCCACAGCAAAGAATTTGTTTTCGATTTCATCACGCCTTATCCCGATTTCGACATCAAGATGCTGAATGATTATGCCCACTCAAAAGGAATGAAACTCATGATGCACCACGAAACTTCCGGCTCTGCCACCAACTACGAAAGATGGGCCGACAAAGCTTTCCAGCTGATGAACAAATACGATTATCCGTCTGTGAAAACCGGTTATGTTGGGAATATTATTCCCCGTGGCGAACATCATTACTCACAGTGGACGATTAACCATTATTTAAGAATCGCAGAGAAGGCCAACGAGTATAAAATCATGGTCAACTCTCACGAATCTGTTCGTCCTACAGGTTTAAGCAGAACCTATCCGAACTGGATCGCTGCTGAGGCTGCTCGTGGAACAGAATTCGAAGCATTTGGCGGAAATAATCCGGATCATCAGACCATTCTTCCGTTCACCAGATTTATGGGAGGACCGATGGATTATACACCTGGAATATTCCAAACCAAACTAGATTATTATTTCCCCGGCGATACAAGATTTGTGAAAACAACTTTGGTGAAGCAAATGGCACTGTATGTCGTGATGTATTCTCCGCTCCAGATGGCGGCAGATTTGCCTGAAAATTACGCGAAACATTTAGATGCGTTCCAGTTCATCAAGGACGTTGCGGTAGATTGGGATGATACCAAAATTCTTTCAGCAGAACCTGGCGATTATATCCACACAGCCAGAAAAGCAAAAGGCAAAGATGAGTGGTATATCGGCGGAATTACCGATGAAAACGCAAGAAATTACACCGTAGATTTCTCCTTCCTGCCAAAAGGTAAGAAGTACGAAGCCACTGTATATGCCGATGGCGACGATGCAGATTACATCAACAATCCTCAATCGTATAAGATTTACAAAAAGACGGTTACCAGCAAATCGAAATTGCCTATGAAACTCGCTAGAAGTGGCGGTTATGCGATTTCAGTGAAGCCTGTAAAATAA